The stretch of DNA ATTGTATTTTTTAATTCTGGCTGCAACGGCATTCCTGCTATCCTCCTGCACACCAGGGAGCGAGCCCTTGCCGCGGGTTTTTGTTTTTACTGACATTAACATTGACGCTGGTGATCCTGACGACCGGCAGTCACTTATCCATTTACTTTGGTATGCCGATGAACTCAATATAGAAGGTATAGTGCCTGACAGGTGGTATGCCGGCGGACTGGAGGCCTGTATCCTGGCTGTCGAAGCCTATGCCAGGGATTTCGATGAATTTGATCTCGGGAGAAAGGGATACCCTGACCCGGGCTTCATGGAGGGTGCAATTGCCAAAGATCTGGAAGATGCGATCGAACGTTTCCATAGTGCTGCATCTGACCGTGGCAGTCCCCTATACGTCCTTATCTGGGGCAATATGGCCAATTTTGGTGAAGCATTGCGTCAAAAGCCTGAAGTGGCCGATAATATCAGGTTGATAACAATTGGCACCGGGTTGATGATGGAAGAGCACAGGCCATACATACCTGAAAACTGGGAGTTGACTGATAAGCCCTGCGATCAACCTAACTGGAACGGAGAGGGCCGTAACCGGGTATATAATGACAACCGGTTCAATGACATGTGGTGGCTCGAGATCAACTGGACCTATGAAGGAATGTTCAGCGGGAACGAGCCTTACGAGATGTTCGAACGTTTAACAAAGTATGGTGCACTGGGGCTGCACATTTGGGAAGTGGTGGAAAGCCAGCCCTGGGCTCACTATTTCAGGGTGGGCGACACACCGTCTGTTTTGTATGTTATAGATCCGGAAAACGACCTGGACGATCCCACCGCCGGCAGTTGGGCCGGGAAGTTCGTCAGGCCTTTGCCTGATGAGCGGCCTAACTACTATACCGATTCCAGTGGTCTGGTAGAATGGGACTATTCAGATCCCTGCAATACATGGGACAACCATGTCGAAATGCGTGACTATGCCAGGAGTACCCTTGAGAAAGCCCGGGCCGCGATGTACGAAGCATTGCTTGACAAACTTTCTTATATTTACGGGACGAGGGCAACATCCCACTGATAAAAATTCAAATGGATAATAAACTGTTTTTTACCGGACTTCTCGCGTTTTTATCACTAGCAGTGATAATGGCCTGCGAAAATGATTCTGCTGACCTTCCTGAAAACGAAGTAGTTGATACGTTAACGATCACCAACCCCAGGGATGTCTCTGTTGAAGACGGCTATGTTACGCCCCTGGAATATGACGGATATGAGCTGGTCTGGAATGATGAGTTTGATGGAGATGCTGTTAACACTGATTACTGGGAATTTGAAACCGGCACCGGTTGCCCGGATCTTTGCGGCTGGGGAAATAATGAGCTGCAATATTACCGGAAAGAGAATACATCGGTCTCTGACGGGGTCCTGACCATAGAGGCCAGGAGGGGAGTTTACCTTGACAGGAACTACACATCTGCCCGGATGAAAACCCAGGGTAAGAAGTCATTTAAATACGGGCGTATTGATATCAGGGCACTGCTTCCTGAAGGGCAGGGCATATGGCCCGCTCTCTGG from Marinilabiliales bacterium encodes:
- a CDS encoding DUF1593 domain-containing protein; the protein is MIWAGANGCKIMKTKLYFLILAATAFLLSSCTPGSEPLPRVFVFTDINIDAGDPDDRQSLIHLLWYADELNIEGIVPDRWYAGGLEACILAVEAYARDFDEFDLGRKGYPDPGFMEGAIAKDLEDAIERFHSAASDRGSPLYVLIWGNMANFGEALRQKPEVADNIRLITIGTGLMMEEHRPYIPENWELTDKPCDQPNWNGEGRNRVYNDNRFNDMWWLEINWTYEGMFSGNEPYEMFERLTKYGALGLHIWEVVESQPWAHYFRVGDTPSVLYVIDPENDLDDPTAGSWAGKFVRPLPDERPNYYTDSSGLVEWDYSDPCNTWDNHVEMRDYARSTLEKARAAMYEALLDKLSYIYGTRATSH
- a CDS encoding glycoside hydrolase family 16 protein — translated: MDNKLFFTGLLAFLSLAVIMACENDSADLPENEVVDTLTITNPRDVSVEDGYVTPLEYDGYELVWNDEFDGDAVNTDYWEFETGTGCPDLCGWGNNELQYYRKENTSVSDGVLTIEARRGVYLDRNYTSARMKTQGKKSFKYGRIDIRALLPEGQGIWPALWMLGENITTVGWPRCGEIDIMELIGGSDRENEVHGTLHWDHNGHVYTGGSYTLQTGTFADEYHVFCIIWDEATIRWFVNDHQFHEIDITPDHMTEFHDEFFFVFNVAVGGNWPGDPDYSTVFPQSMKVDYVRVFQAVP